A region from the Variovorax paradoxus genome encodes:
- a CDS encoding ATP-grasp domain-containing protein, which yields MTKRVFVYEYLSGGGWSDYGDDSAADELLPLGLSMRDAMVADLVRAADCSVSAAVCEPGNTLPRGVVPVRARTNESAFDFVARQSVLHDLVWLVAPETGGLLARFQRIVGNARWLGCSAEAIELTAGKKATLAHLAAHGVQTPLAFANAPEIARWVVKPDDGAGGVATHVHARHADALEDQALRTHAGATLTLEPWIDGEALSVSLLCTAQNAEMLSINRQSISIDATGRLSFDGVHVDAAGHGDPRWRPLAALAAQVAHAVPGLHGFAGIDLVWHPQRGPVVIEVNPRVTCAYVGLSAALGRNLAAELLAGRQHGGSAHEQELARADA from the coding sequence ATGACGAAACGCGTTTTTGTTTACGAGTATCTCAGCGGCGGCGGCTGGAGCGACTATGGCGACGATTCGGCGGCCGACGAGTTGCTGCCGCTGGGCCTGTCGATGCGCGATGCCATGGTGGCAGACCTGGTGCGCGCTGCCGATTGTTCGGTCTCCGCGGCTGTCTGCGAACCGGGGAACACCCTGCCCAGGGGGGTCGTGCCGGTGCGGGCGCGCACCAACGAATCGGCCTTCGACTTCGTGGCGCGGCAGAGCGTGCTGCACGACCTGGTGTGGCTGGTGGCACCCGAGACCGGTGGCCTGCTGGCGCGCTTCCAGCGCATCGTCGGCAACGCGCGCTGGCTCGGATGCAGCGCCGAAGCCATCGAGCTCACGGCAGGCAAGAAGGCCACGCTCGCGCATCTGGCCGCCCACGGCGTGCAGACGCCGCTGGCCTTCGCGAACGCGCCCGAGATCGCACGCTGGGTGGTCAAGCCCGACGACGGCGCCGGCGGCGTGGCCACCCACGTGCACGCCCGCCACGCGGATGCGCTCGAAGACCAGGCCCTGCGCACGCACGCCGGCGCCACTCTGACGCTCGAGCCCTGGATCGACGGCGAAGCGCTGAGCGTCTCGCTGCTGTGCACGGCGCAGAATGCCGAAATGCTGAGCATCAACCGCCAGAGCATCTCGATCGATGCGACCGGACGGCTGTCTTTCGATGGCGTGCACGTCGACGCGGCGGGCCACGGCGATCCGCGCTGGCGCCCCCTGGCCGCGCTGGCAGCGCAGGTGGCGCACGCCGTCCCCGGGCTGCACGGCTTCGCGGGCATCGACCTGGTCTGGCACCCGCAGCGCGGGCCGGTGGTGATCGAGGTCAATCCGCGTGTCACCTGTGCCTACGTCGGGCTCTCGGCGGCGCTGGGGCGCAACCTGGCGGCCGAGCTGCTGGCAGGCCGCCAACACGGCGGCAGCGCTCATGAACAGGAACTTGCGCGTGCCGACGCCTGA
- a CDS encoding formylmethanofuran dehydrogenase subunit A — protein MTTTLRLRGGRVIDPANGRDEVRDLYLRDGRMVELAPNEAATEEIDIGGCIVMAGGIDMHTHIGGGKVNLARMLLPEDHRANANPIALPDNVLELASCGTCTPGTLATGYRYVEMGYTAAFEPAMMACNARHAHMEMGDTPILDHGAYVMLGNDELFLRMLAEGWDFERIRDYAGWTINASKAMGVKVVNPGGISAFKFNQRKLDVDENHVHWQVTPRQVVHTLARALRELGVPHPLHIHGSNLGVAGNIQSTLDTIAALDGLPGHLTHIQFHAYGTEGPKKFSSAALQLAEVVNANKNVSIDVGQIMFGQTVTASGDTMRQHAQSGLADPRKWIGADIECEAGCGVVPFRYREQSYVNALQWVIGLEIFLLVDDPWRVVLTTDHPNGGPFTSYPHLIRLLMDRSFREEQLAKLHPEVAAQAALRSITRELSLYEIAIMTRAGPARLLGLRDRGHLGAGAAADIAVYRENADREAMFATPEYVFKDGVLVSRAGRVMAAPVGGTHFVAPDYDRGIEKRLRRHLAAQGSVNFDHIAIGHDELCQCCNGGRLLPAECFKETSS, from the coding sequence ATGACGACGACACTGCGCCTGCGCGGCGGCCGCGTCATCGATCCCGCGAACGGCCGCGACGAGGTGCGCGACCTGTACCTGCGCGACGGCCGCATGGTCGAGTTGGCGCCGAACGAAGCCGCCACCGAGGAGATCGACATCGGCGGCTGCATCGTGATGGCCGGCGGCATCGACATGCACACCCACATCGGCGGCGGCAAGGTCAACCTCGCGCGCATGCTGCTGCCCGAAGACCACCGCGCCAACGCGAACCCCATTGCGCTGCCAGACAACGTGCTCGAGCTCGCCTCGTGCGGCACCTGCACGCCGGGCACCCTGGCCACCGGCTACCGCTATGTCGAGATGGGCTACACGGCGGCCTTCGAGCCGGCCATGATGGCCTGCAATGCACGCCATGCGCACATGGAAATGGGCGACACGCCGATCCTCGACCACGGCGCCTACGTGATGCTCGGCAACGACGAGCTGTTCCTGCGCATGCTGGCCGAGGGCTGGGATTTCGAGCGCATCCGCGACTATGCGGGCTGGACCATCAACGCCAGCAAGGCGATGGGCGTGAAGGTGGTGAACCCGGGCGGCATCTCGGCCTTCAAGTTCAACCAGCGCAAGCTCGACGTCGACGAGAACCACGTGCACTGGCAGGTCACGCCGCGGCAGGTGGTGCACACGCTGGCGCGCGCGCTGCGCGAGCTTGGCGTGCCGCATCCGCTGCACATCCACGGCAGCAACCTGGGCGTGGCCGGCAACATCCAGTCCACGCTCGACACCATCGCCGCACTCGACGGCCTGCCCGGGCACTTGACGCACATCCAGTTCCACGCCTATGGCACCGAGGGGCCGAAGAAGTTCTCCTCGGCCGCGCTGCAGCTCGCCGAGGTGGTGAACGCGAACAAGAACGTGAGCATCGACGTCGGCCAGATCATGTTCGGCCAGACCGTCACGGCCTCGGGCGACACCATGCGCCAGCATGCGCAGTCGGGCCTGGCCGATCCGCGCAAGTGGATCGGCGCCGACATCGAGTGCGAAGCCGGCTGCGGCGTGGTGCCGTTCCGCTACCGCGAGCAGAGCTACGTGAATGCGCTGCAGTGGGTGATCGGGCTGGAGATCTTCTTGCTGGTCGACGATCCGTGGCGCGTGGTGCTGACCACCGACCATCCCAACGGCGGCCCGTTCACGAGCTACCCGCACCTGATCCGCCTGCTGATGGACCGCAGCTTTCGCGAGGAGCAACTGGCCAAGCTGCATCCAGAGGTGGCGGCGCAGGCCGCGCTGCGTTCGATCACGCGCGAACTCTCGCTCTACGAGATCGCGATCATGACCCGCGCCGGCCCCGCGCGGCTGCTGGGCCTGCGCGACCGCGGCCACCTGGGCGCGGGCGCCGCGGCCGACATCGCGGTGTACCGCGAGAACGCGGACCGCGAGGCCATGTTCGCGACGCCCGAATATGTGTTCAAGGACGGCGTGCTGGTCTCGCGCGCCGGGCGCGTCATGGCGGCGCCGGTGGGCGGCACGCATTTCGTCGCGCCGGACTACGACCGCGGCATCGAGAAGCGGCTGCGCCGGCATCTGGCGGCGCAAGGCTCGGTCAACTTCGACCACATCGCCATCGGCCACGATGAGCTGTGCCAATGCTGCAACGGCGGGCGCCTGCTGCCGGCCGAGTGCTTCAAGGAGACGTCGTCGTGA
- a CDS encoding formylmethanofuran dehydrogenase, protein MNEPDTAAPPGNAPWTCPFCPLLCDTFGVDVGPPGTPLKLVGSDCPRARKALANFDATAGARQPQAGGQDCDLDTALGTAASLLAAARQPLFGGLGTDVAGARALYALACETGAICDPAQGAAMMHGLRALQDRGGFSTTLAEVRTRADLIVCMTEEPAAHYPELFHRFGVGEREGVAVETLPLHGDLFDTVALLAALVAGRVSTDDTHVPAGLAALAARLQAARYAVLVYESARLPAQGALIVEAIQRIVATLNRSTRAASLPLGGGDGASTVNQVFAWLSGLPLRSRAGPLGLEHEPLCFDAERLLADGAVDALLWVSSYGPEPAPPPAGVPRIVLGHPGMQLPHDAHELVFIPVSTPGIGSAGHLFRTDGSVLLPLRPVHEDGLPSVGEVVRRLTEALRALKKERVQ, encoded by the coding sequence ATGAATGAACCCGACACTGCCGCGCCGCCCGGCAATGCCCCCTGGACCTGTCCTTTCTGCCCCCTGCTGTGCGACACCTTCGGCGTCGACGTGGGGCCGCCCGGCACGCCGCTGAAGCTCGTGGGCAGCGATTGCCCGCGTGCGCGCAAGGCGCTGGCCAACTTCGATGCCACGGCCGGCGCCAGGCAGCCGCAGGCCGGCGGCCAGGACTGCGATCTGGACACCGCGCTCGGCACCGCCGCCTCGCTGCTCGCGGCCGCCCGGCAGCCCCTGTTCGGCGGCCTCGGCACCGACGTCGCAGGCGCCCGGGCGCTCTATGCGCTGGCCTGCGAAACGGGCGCCATCTGCGACCCGGCCCAGGGCGCGGCGATGATGCATGGCCTGCGCGCACTGCAGGACCGCGGCGGCTTCAGCACCACGCTGGCGGAAGTGAGGACGCGGGCCGATCTGATCGTCTGCATGACCGAGGAGCCGGCGGCGCATTACCCGGAGCTCTTCCACCGCTTCGGCGTGGGCGAGCGGGAGGGCGTGGCCGTGGAAACGCTGCCGCTGCACGGCGACCTGTTCGACACCGTGGCCCTGCTCGCGGCGCTCGTCGCGGGCCGCGTTTCGACAGACGACACGCACGTGCCGGCCGGACTGGCGGCGCTCGCCGCGCGCTTGCAGGCGGCGCGCTATGCGGTGCTGGTGTACGAATCGGCTCGCTTGCCGGCCCAGGGCGCGCTGATCGTCGAGGCGATCCAGCGCATCGTCGCCACGCTCAACCGAAGCACGCGCGCGGCCTCGCTGCCGCTGGGCGGCGGCGACGGGGCCTCCACCGTGAACCAGGTGTTCGCCTGGCTCTCGGGCTTGCCGCTGCGTTCGCGTGCCGGGCCGCTGGGCCTGGAGCATGAGCCGCTGTGCTTCGATGCAGAGCGCCTGCTGGCCGATGGCGCGGTCGATGCGCTGCTGTGGGTGTCGAGCTACGGCCCCGAGCCCGCGCCGCCACCGGCCGGCGTGCCGCGCATCGTGCTCGGCCATCCGGGAATGCAGCTGCCGCACGATGCGCACGAGCTGGTGTTCATTCCCGTCTCGACACCCGGCATCGGTTCCGCGGGCCATCTGTTCCGCACCGACGGTTCGGTACTGCTGCCGCTGCGGCCTGTGCATGAAGACGGGCTGCCGAGCGTGGGCGAGGTGGTCCGGCGGCTGACGGAGGCGCTGCGCGCGCTGAAGAAGGAGCGCGTGCAATGA
- a CDS encoding hydantoinase/oxoprolinase family protein has translation MNRNLRVPTPERTTIGWDIGGAHVKACLLQGGEVVDVAQWGCPLWQGLDHLARALEAASARWPGLAAAQHAVTMTGEMVDLFPDREAGVRGIAAALAASLPTRRGALQFFAGDAGWCAAADVARHWEHIASANWLATARHAALVFPEGVLVDIGSTTTDLIAFGHGRVLTTSRSDAERLVSGELAYHGVVRTPVCALTQRIEWRGQPRHVMNEFFATTADVYRLCGELDPAHDLYPSADSAPKTLPATRQRLARMVGLDERDASAEEWLELAHAWRAAQVEAIGAQLRRVLAAHALSRDAVVVSAGCGAFLVPSLAAAVATPTENAGTMLRRFAAYGADVAKVARHAAAGTATWAQVCAPSVAVAALFEREHD, from the coding sequence ATGAACAGGAACTTGCGCGTGCCGACGCCTGAACGCACCACCATCGGGTGGGACATCGGCGGCGCGCACGTCAAGGCCTGCCTGCTGCAAGGCGGCGAGGTGGTCGACGTGGCGCAGTGGGGCTGCCCGCTCTGGCAGGGCCTCGATCATCTGGCGCGTGCACTGGAGGCCGCCAGCGCGCGCTGGCCCGGGCTTGCGGCCGCGCAGCATGCCGTGACCATGACGGGCGAAATGGTCGATCTGTTTCCCGACCGCGAAGCCGGCGTGCGCGGCATTGCCGCCGCGCTGGCGGCGTCGCTGCCCACGCGTCGGGGCGCGCTTCAGTTCTTTGCCGGCGATGCCGGCTGGTGCGCCGCCGCCGATGTCGCACGGCACTGGGAGCACATCGCCTCGGCCAACTGGCTCGCCACCGCGCGGCATGCCGCGCTCGTGTTCCCCGAAGGCGTGCTGGTCGACATCGGCAGCACGACCACCGACCTGATCGCCTTCGGCCACGGGCGCGTGCTGACCACCAGCCGCAGCGATGCCGAACGCCTGGTGAGCGGCGAGCTCGCCTACCACGGTGTGGTGCGCACGCCGGTGTGCGCGCTGACCCAGCGCATCGAATGGCGCGGCCAGCCACGCCATGTGATGAACGAGTTCTTCGCCACCACGGCCGACGTCTATCGCCTGTGCGGCGAACTCGATCCCGCGCACGACCTGTACCCCAGCGCCGACAGCGCGCCCAAGACCTTGCCGGCCACGCGCCAGCGTCTCGCGCGCATGGTGGGGCTGGACGAACGCGATGCGTCCGCCGAAGAGTGGCTGGAGCTCGCGCATGCCTGGCGCGCGGCACAGGTCGAGGCCATTGGTGCGCAGTTGCGCCGCGTGCTGGCGGCGCATGCGCTTTCGCGCGATGCCGTGGTGGTGAGCGCGGGCTGCGGCGCCTTCCTGGTACCCAGCCTGGCCGCCGCCGTCGCCACCCCCACGGAGAATGCGGGGACCATGCTGCGCCGCTTTGCCGCCTATGGCGCCGACGTGGCGAAGGTGGCGCGCCATGCCGCCGCGGGCACCGCCACCTGGGCGCAGGTATGCGCGCCGAGCGTGGCGGTGGCCGCGCTGTTCGAAAGGGAGCACGACTGA
- a CDS encoding HisA/HisF-related TIM barrel protein: MTSELNLIPVVDLLKGQVVRAVRGDRKAYRPIVSALCASSDPVTVARILCEHCAARQLYVADLDALQGGAVQIGVLADLLRALPGIELWLDAGLADASAGQALRDQLAPYASRVVLVFGSESLRSREALERCFDTTQGDGAKAGDAGAVLSLDRRDGQRLDSAGCWDAVDLWPERLIVMTLERVGSGAGPDLETLQEVRRLAPDAMVIGAGGIRSEDDLARASVAGADAWLVASALHDLQLPRVRR, from the coding sequence ATGACTTCCGAACTGAACCTGATTCCTGTCGTCGACCTGCTGAAGGGCCAGGTGGTGCGGGCCGTGCGCGGCGACCGCAAGGCCTACCGGCCGATCGTGTCGGCGCTGTGCGCCAGCAGCGATCCGGTGACGGTGGCGCGCATCCTTTGCGAGCACTGCGCGGCCCGCCAGCTGTACGTGGCCGACCTCGATGCCTTGCAGGGCGGGGCGGTGCAGATTGGCGTGCTGGCCGATCTGCTGCGGGCGCTGCCGGGCATCGAGCTCTGGCTGGACGCCGGCCTGGCCGATGCATCGGCCGGCCAGGCGCTGCGCGACCAACTGGCGCCGTACGCCTCGCGCGTCGTGCTGGTGTTCGGCAGCGAATCGCTGCGGTCGCGCGAGGCATTGGAGCGCTGTTTCGACACCACGCAGGGCGATGGTGCCAAGGCGGGCGATGCGGGGGCGGTGCTGTCGCTGGACCGGCGCGATGGCCAGCGGCTCGATTCCGCTGGCTGCTGGGACGCCGTGGACCTGTGGCCCGAGCGGCTGATCGTGATGACGCTGGAGCGCGTCGGCTCGGGTGCCGGCCCCGACCTCGAAACCCTGCAGGAGGTGAGGCGCCTGGCGCCGGACGCCATGGTGATCGGCGCCGGCGGAATCCGCAGCGAGGACGACCTGGCGCGTGCGAGCGTGGCTGGCGCCGACGCCTGGCTGGTGGCCAGCGCGCTGCACGACCTGCAACTGCCGCGCGTGCGCCGCTGA
- the fhcD gene encoding formylmethanofuran--tetrahydromethanopterin N-formyltransferase, giving the protein MTAPSTLLRNGVVIDETFAEAFPMKATRILITAHNMAWARHAAVSATGFATSVIACGCEAGIEREIAPEESPDGRPGVSVLMFSMSGKELAKQLERRVGQCVLTCPTTAVFAGLPRSAPGSDVAALGKNLRFFGDGWQISKVIDGLRYWRVPVMDGEFVAQEDTPVVKAVGGGNLLLLARDTDAALAAAEAAVAAMKRQPNVVMPFPGGVVRSGSKVGSRYANLNASTNDAFCPSLVGLVAHSELAGGACAQEIGCVMEIVIDGLTEADVGAAMRVGMEAAIAIGPAGGLLRISAGNYGGKLGPFHFHLHKLLGAAGGAP; this is encoded by the coding sequence ATGACGGCTCCATCAACTTTGCTGCGCAACGGCGTCGTCATCGACGAGACCTTTGCCGAGGCCTTTCCGATGAAGGCCACGCGCATCCTCATCACGGCGCACAACATGGCGTGGGCGCGCCATGCGGCGGTGTCGGCCACCGGCTTCGCCACCTCGGTGATCGCCTGCGGCTGCGAGGCCGGCATCGAGCGCGAGATCGCGCCGGAAGAATCGCCCGATGGCCGCCCGGGCGTGAGCGTGCTGATGTTCTCGATGTCCGGCAAGGAGCTGGCCAAGCAGCTCGAGCGCCGCGTCGGCCAGTGCGTGCTGACCTGTCCGACCACCGCGGTGTTCGCGGGCCTGCCGCGCAGCGCGCCCGGCAGCGACGTGGCTGCGCTCGGCAAGAACCTGCGCTTCTTCGGCGACGGCTGGCAGATCTCGAAGGTGATCGACGGCCTGCGCTACTGGCGCGTGCCGGTGATGGACGGCGAGTTCGTCGCGCAGGAAGACACGCCCGTGGTGAAGGCCGTGGGCGGCGGCAACCTGCTGCTGCTGGCGCGCGATACCGATGCGGCGCTGGCCGCCGCCGAAGCCGCGGTTGCGGCGATGAAGCGGCAGCCCAACGTGGTGATGCCGTTTCCGGGCGGCGTGGTGCGCTCGGGCTCCAAGGTCGGCAGCCGCTACGCAAACCTCAACGCCTCGACCAACGATGCCTTCTGCCCCAGCCTCGTCGGGCTGGTGGCGCACAGCGAATTGGCGGGCGGAGCTTGTGCACAGGAGATCGGCTGCGTGATGGAAATCGTGATCGATGGCCTGACCGAGGCCGACGTGGGCGCGGCCATGCGCGTGGGCATGGAAGCCGCCATCGCCATCGGCCCGGCCGGAGGGCTGCTGCGCATTTCGGCCGGCAATTACGGCGGCAAGCTGGGCCCGTTCCATTTTCATCTGCACAAGCTGCTGGGCGCGGCGGGAGGTGCGCCATGA